Proteins co-encoded in one Montipora capricornis isolate CH-2021 chromosome 12, ASM3666992v2, whole genome shotgun sequence genomic window:
- the LOC138025895 gene encoding uncharacterized protein: protein MALSKGLCFRCLEAGHVAQSCEKPPCKHCRGKHHSRLHMDSVSSGSSATPPSSQTSPERASLSQAPPSTAASHVVASSMVSSGGGEVILQTVPAVMCGSNGCSKVVQCFLDPGSQTSFVRQSIVQELGLDRKSVRIAVPGFGGKSDKETLRKRIGFTVAPVDKPGKPQCIEARTAPVICHPVEAVDIHPAKWLHLQGITFPEEFPRGERVIDVLIGLDFYYSFVTRDIVRGGSNEPVAARTSLDWVFCGPTGGHGQECTVSVNIQIGIEEQLNETLQKFWNLESIGIKPTESPPSTNPSEAIVFRDTLIYKDG, encoded by the coding sequence ATGGCATTGTCCAAAGGTCTTTGTTTTCGTTGCTTAGAAGCTGGTCACGTGGCTCAAAGTTGTGAAAAACCACCGTGTAAGCACTGTCGGGGTAAACACCATAGCCGCCTTCATATGGATTCGGTCAGTTCTGGGTCTTCAGCGACACCACCCTCGTCACAAACGTCCCCGGAGAGAGCATCCTTATCTCAAGCTCCTCCTTCTACAGCAGCTTCACATGTAGTAGCAAGTTCAATGGTGTCTAGTGGTGGCGGCGAAGTTATTCTTCAAACTGTGCCAGCTGTTATGTGTGGATCCAATGGTTGCTCGAaagttgttcaatgttttcttgATCCCGGTTCACAGACTTCATTTGTTAGACAAAGTATTGTGCAAGAGCTTGGCCTAGATAGAAAGAGTGTTAGAATTGCTGTGCCGGGATTTGGTGGAAAGTCAGACAAGGAGACGCTGCGAAAGAGAATTGGTTTTACTGTAGCACCTGTTGATAAGCCTGGAAAGCCGCAATGTATTGAAGCACGTACTGCGCCAGTTATTTGCCATCCAGTTGAGGCTGTGGATATTCATCCAGCAAAGTGGCTTCATCTTCAAGGCATAACATTTCCTGAAGAATTCCCCCGCGGTGAACGGGTGATTGATGTACTCATTGGCTTGGATTTTTATTATTCCTTTGTGACAAGAGACATTGTACGAGGAGGTTCCAATGAACCAGTTGCAGCTCGCACGTCACTAGATTGGGTCTTCTGTGGACCAACAGGCGGTCATGGCCAAGAATGTACTGTGTCTGTGAACATTCAAATTGGCATTGAGGAACAATTGAATGAAACACTTCAGAAATTCTGGAACTTGGAGTCTATTGGCATCAAACCTACTGAAAGTCCACCTTCTACTAACCCCAGTGAAGCCATAGTGTTTAGGGACACATTAATATACAAAGATGGTTGA
- the LOC138025894 gene encoding uncharacterized protein, with amino-acid sequence MLDAEQLTTNLVEIEAQLNSRPLTYLGADPDDYSLITPAQILIGRNLQASPTKDTCVSEHTSRALAKRFQYHQRLVNGFWRRWHAEYLKSLTPLKKWYQVGREICKGDLVLVSEDHVARGQWSRARVKAVHPGRDGLVRSVTLRTSSGSLTRRPVQRLHLLEACDADLAVELN; translated from the coding sequence ATGTTGGATGCCGAACAGCTAACTACTAACTTGGTTGAGATTGAGGCACAGCTTAACAGTCGCCCTCTTACTTACCTTGGTGCCGACCCTGATGACTACAGCCTCATTACCCCTGCGCAGATTCTTATTGGGAGAAATCTTCAAGCATCTCCGACTAAGGACACTTGTGTTTCAGAACACACATCTAGAGCCCTCGCTAAACGATTTCAGTACCACCAGAGACTTGTAAATGGATTTTGGAGGCGTTGGCATGCTGAGTATCTGAAGTCTCTGACACCCCTCAAGAAATGGTACCAAGTTGGCCGTGAAATCTGTAAAGGCGATTTGGTCCTTGTGAGTGAAGATCACGTAGCTCGTGGTCAGTGGTCACGTGCACGTGTGAAGGCAGTCCACCCAGGTCGTGATGGTCTTGTCCGGTCGGTTACCCTGCGTACCTCATCTGGAAGTCTTACCCGTCGTCCAGTTCAGCGACTTCACCTCCTTGAAGCCTGTGATGCTGATTTAGCTGTTGAACTTAACTGA